The following proteins are co-located in the Silene latifolia isolate original U9 population chromosome 1, ASM4854445v1, whole genome shotgun sequence genome:
- the LOC141655906 gene encoding uncharacterized protein LOC141655906 — translation MQAKIDDLSQQVAQLKLSNGSSSLSPICQLCGVNGHDSSGCGNASMLEQVNALNGKQQWDPYSNTYNPGWAHNPKLSYGNTSNIQNPQHQVKQTFQQPSGFQPRPSYHHSPMQSRPPFQQQQQQQFQQPQAPQKSTVEVMLGQVLSQQSQYMRDQNQKNEEFSTSISQLKSSHKMVETQLAQIAQQVSQSVKSQGQFPGNTEANPKCQMNALTLRNGKVLEETTNPKRMSVEDEAIVIEDEGKAMEEIVVEKKQAYEKEASLTPPRVYVPPVPFPQRLAKAKLEQKYEKFLDILKVMHINIPFLEAISEIPSYGKFLKELLSNKKKLGSSTTINLSKECSAILLNKLPQKLDDPGSFSIPCSIGGIYIQRALCDLGASVSLMPLSIFKRLQMMDLKPNRVLLQLADRSVKFTWGR, via the coding sequence ATGCAAGCCAAAATTGATGATCTATCTCAACAAGTGGCTCAGCTTAAATTGAGTAATGGTTCTAGTTCTTTATCGCCCATATGTCAACTTTGTGGGGTTAATGGGCATGACTCTTCTGGGTGTGGGAATGCTTCTATGCTTGAGCAAGTTAATGCTCTTAATGGGAAGCAACAATGGGACCCTTATTCTAATACTTACAATCCAGGATGGGCTCATAATCCTAAGCTCTCATATGGAAATACCAGTAACATTCAGAATCCCCAACATCAAGTTAAGCAGACTTTTCAGCAACCGTCTGGTTTTCAACCAAGACCGTCTTATCATCATTCCCCCATGCAATCTCGTCCCCCAtttcagcaacaacaacaacaacaatttcaaCAACCTCAAGCTCCTCAAAAATCTACTGTGGAGGTGATGTTAGGGCAAGTACTGTCCCAACAATCTCAATATATGCGGGACCAAAACCAAAAAAATGAAGAGTTTTCTACATCAATCTCTCAACTCAAATCCTCACATAAAATGGTAGAAACTCAACTTGCTCAAATAGCCCAACAAGTAAGTCAGTCTGTGAAATCTCAAGGTCAGTTCCCGGGAAACACAGAAGCTAATCCAAAATGTCAGATGAATGCTTTAACCTTAAGGAACGGGAAGGTACTTGAAGAGACTACTAATCCTAAGCGCATGTCTGTTGAAGATGAAGCTATTGTGATCGAGGATGAGGGCAAGGCGATGGAGGAAATTGTAGTTGAAAAGAAGCAAGCTTATGAGAAGGAAGCTTCGTTAACTCCACCTAGAGTATATGTGCCGCCTGTACCTTTTCCTCAAAGGTTAGCCAAGGCAAAATTGGAGCAAAAGTACGAAAAATTTCTAGATATCCTAAAAGTAATGCACATTAATATTCCCTTTTTGGAGGCTATTTCTGAAATCCCATCTTATGGAAAATTTCTCAAGGAGCTGCTTTCTAACAAAAAGAAACTTGGTTCCAGCACGACTATTAACTTGTCTAAGGAGTGTAGTGCCATACTCCTTAACAAGCTTCCTCAAAAGCTTGACGATCCTGGCAGTTTTTCAATCCCTTGTTCTATTGGAGGTATTTATATTCAACGTGCcttgtgtgatttgggggctagTGTTAGCCTTATGCCTCTGTCGATTTTTAAGAGGTTGCAAATGATGGATCTAAAGCCGAATAGAGTTTTACTACAATTGGCTGATCGGTCAGTCAAATTTACTTGGGGTCGTTGA